The Triplophysa rosa linkage group LG15, Trosa_1v2, whole genome shotgun sequence genomic sequence GGATTTATCGCTGCAAGAATATGATTCCACACAGTTTTGTTTTCCTGCACTGAACAATTCTTGCATGAAAGGCACACACAGCGTAGTCACACAGACAGTGTTGTATCTCATTTTGTTGTCAGCGATGATTGTGACCATTCTAGGAAACTCAGTGGTCATCATCTCAATAGCGCACTTCAGACAGCTCCAAACACCCACCAACATACTGGTGATGTCTCTGGCTCTGGCGGATCTGCTGCTGGGAGTGATGGTTATGCCGTTGAGTATCATTCGCTCTGTGACTGGCTGCTGGTATTATGGAGATGCCGTCTGTCTGCTCCACTCCAGTTTTGACATGTTTCTTACGTCAGTGTCTAtttttcatctcatttttatAGCTATTGATAGATATCAGGCCGTGTGTCATCCGCTTCAGTACCCCACACGAGTTACTATACCTGTTGCTTGGGTCATGGTGCTGTTAAGCTGGAGCATAGCTGCAGGGTATTCTTACGGTCTACTCTACTCAAAAGCTAACGTCGAAGGACTGGATGAATTTCTTgcatctatatactgtatgggAAGTTGTAATCTCTTTTTCAATGCATTGTGGGGAGCTATAGACACATTAATAGCTTTCTTCTTGCCCTGTTCGGTCATGATCGGACTGTACGCCAGGATTTTCGTAATCGCGAGACAGCATGTAAGGAAAATTGGAGAATCAAACCAGCATGAAAAGCAGAGTGTTATAAAGAGTTCTCGGCGATCTGAGCGCAAAGCTGCAAAAACTCTCGGTGTGGTCGTGGGTGCTTTTATTATTTGCTGGCTGCCGTATTTTGTTAACTCCTTGATAGACCCCTACATTAACTTTTCCACCCCACCTGCGCTCTTTGAAGTGTTTGTCTGGTTTGGTTACCTAAATTCAACCTTAAATCCCATCATATATGGGCTTTTCTATCCATGGTTTAGAAAAACTCTTTTTCTtattgtaacaatgaaaatatttgagcCTAACTCCTCTTATGTCAATATTTTTACGGACtgactattttatttttattttactatatttatttaatttagacTTTATCTCATTGTGCACATTAGTAGTgaaaatttgttttctttttatactgaaaaatatatatatattttgcccAGCAAAGACTTGCGTGTTGTGTTAATCAACAAATCTGGCAACCAAGATTACAAAATtacacaaaccaaacaacagcaaAGATGCTTTCAAAGAACCACACCAAAAACCGACATTTAAAGTAACATTTCTAACTTATATTAAGGAAAGGTGTGCTTGAACAGAGTGTCTTCTTTGTTGAccttttttattctttcaaaataataaattgtGTCACCAATGACACAAAATCAAAgaacagatatatttttttaattatttttattaataaataattattttggtttgcatGTTTATGCATTATTAGGCCCTATTGGTtaacttgatttaaaaaataaattaaaaggaAATGTTTATACACCAATCAAAAGAGTTAATACATGCCTGTAAAGTGTATGGACAGGTTTGTGaccatatttttaaaaatgacccACATCCACCCAATCTAATTAGCAAATAGGCCATTTTTTAGAACATGTCAAATCATAATATTTGAAAGTAAAGGGTGTATATAAAGTTACTCACATGAGTCATCATAACTAAGAAAAGAAGTAATGTCTCTACAGCGTGATCTGCTAAGGCAGGGCAATCTACACACAAGTCAAGTTTCAATGAGCCACTTGTAGAAATGTCAATAAGACTCACTCCAGAAATGGCAGGTGCGGTCACAGGTGTGACGCAAATCAGATTCTTTGTAAATAGGTGTGTTTGACTGCATGTGGTGCTCTGCAAACCGATCAGCGTATATGTTCAAGTACCGTGAGAGAAATAAAAGAGGGCCTATATAGAAACTTAAATAAAGTGCCTTTGCAggatattgtattttaaataaaattttgccaaatacaaataaactttaCCGATTCttacaaataataaatgtgcaTGCATCTGTGAAAAGGTGTGAGAGTGGTATAAGGGTGAGTACATTAtaagagaattttcatatttggttgAACTGTTCTTTTGAATACATCATATATGATATGCGCTAACATGCCAAAGGCCTGCCTCAGTGAGGTATGAGGAAGGCAGAACCTCATTTATGGCCAGAGCAATAAAATGCACTAAGACCAAGCTATAGAAAGGATCCTAGCAGTGGCGTCGTCCTACCTGTGACTTTTAGGACCATTCCACCAGAAATGTCCAGGAGCTTCCACATGCATTGGTGGAGAAATGGGTTAACATCTCAGCACAAAAAACTGCGAATAACACACATGGTGGCCATGTTCTCCAAATAGGcccatttaatatatattatgaaACCAAATATTGCATGTTTATATAACAATTTGTGTTTAAACAAAACTGATGTAACTCATAATCAAGTGCTGAGGTCATTCCTGGCCACTCCCACCaataacacgttttttttatttataagtaAAGAGAACACTTCACTTCTGCTCATTAGATCTGCTAGATCAGGATTTTGGTCCAGCACTGCTTTTCTGAACATTATGGGCATTGTGAACAGTGAAGACTTTCTCCATGGAATTCATTGAGAATCCCTGCCTACCCGCCTGGAATACAAGCTGCTCTCCTATCTCTCATTTGAATTACATCAAcatattgttgtttttgtatatGTCTGTAATGTCTGTGTTGACAGTGTGTGGAAATCTACTTGTAATTGTGTGTATTGTCCTTTTTAAACAGCTGCACACGCCGGCCAACCTCATCACCCTCTCTCTGGCCGTGTCTGACTTCTTGGTGGGAATGTGCGTGATGCCCGTGGAAAGCTTTAGGAGCATTAATCcttgttttcaaatgaaaaagaTCCAATGTCATATTTTTCATACCGTCATGTCTTTTCTTGGATCTGCGTCCCTCATCAACATCCTGCTTGTGGCTATTGATCGTTATTTAGCTGTGTGTAATCCACTTCAGTATGTGTCTAAAATGACCAATAGAAAGACACTGGTCTGTATAACCTTCACATGGATTGTGTCCATTTGCTATAATGTTGTGATTTTGGATTTCAATTCAGTCCAGCCAGGAGCAACTGTGATCTGTCTACGGGAGTGTGCGGTAGCTGTGAGCGAGTCCCGGGGGTTCTCTGATGTGATGATTACCTTTATTTCTCCATGTATAGTGATAGTAATTATGTATGTAAAAATTCTCTCAGTGGCTTTAAGGCATGCAAAATCAGTTTccaacacagaaaaacacagggTTTCTCAGATGAATTGTAAGCCATCTAGGAAATCAGAGATGAAGGCAACTAAAACACTTGCCTCAGTTGtgtttctgtatttaatttgctGGGTTCCCTGGTGCATAATCTTACTTAATTTGAAACATTTCCAAAACTCATCCGTGAGCCTTTCTGCtttactttgtttattttacactaATTCATGCCTCAACCCCTTTATATATGCAATATCTTACCCCTGGTTCAAAAGGTCAGTAAAACTTATGGTCACATTCAAAATATTGCAGACAGCAAGTAAGCACTTTAACTTGTTTTCTGAAGACTATTGATAGGATATACAATAGGACAGGTGTATTGTTAAAATGATGTACCTTTACTTGAAAGAGAAATTTTTGGTATGGGCTTTTAGTTTCTTAAACATCCTgtgtgtaaattatatttaacatGCAAATCTGTTTGTGATTTAGGCTATGTCCTGGTTTTAGGCCTGTCCTATACTATATagattattttaatttgatatgTTATTTATGAATCAgctttatatttataattaacaTTTTGACCCTGCTTTAATGTCTAGCCTTGTGGTTTTATTGTGCCAGGTATCATGACCCATCAGCTATTACAAGAATTATGCTGATTTATTAACGGTTTAATGTCTAAATGTTTAAAACCAACATTAAAACCTTTTCTCCTTTTGATGTAATTCcatgaattttcatttgaaatgatcATATatctatataaaaatatatataccaGTTCCTGGaggaaaatgaatgtgtgttccGCGCGAAGAGCGAACGGGGTGTGACATCAACGTATCGCGAGAGAGCAAAGCTCGCGAACCGATCTCGCGGTACTTTAGTGTCATAAGCCAACCGGTCTGCGCAGCTGAAGATTGACGAGCGAAACCACGTGACAAATGCTTGGGGAAATCAGCTGAGAGCTCGCACTTTCACTAGGGGACATCCAGgtaaacatacaaaaaagtCTATATCCGAGTAAAAACTGTTTGTCGTTAGATACACAGCAGttctatacatttaaaataactctGCGAAAAGTGTTAGTGACGTCGTTAACGCAAGCGTTACTTTATTCACCGTCAAACATTTAACGGGAGGCATAAAGTTTGCTTGACACAAACTTGCAGATTCAAAATCACGTTTTATAATTATTACCGCTTCACTTTCGGGGTTGTATTTGCTGTGCTGTAAAAAAGATATTATAAacggttttattttataaattaatatatttgtaAGGTTTTGTCGGTCTGGTTTCCGCATTCTTTCTGCAGGTGCATTGGTGCTGAAGTTTGGTCACGTTGTTGAAAGACTACTGACTAGTTTCGCTAAGTATTTAAGTAGTTTATGAAAGCTAGTTATTTTGACGAATATTTTGGTTATTTACTGATCATTGGTGAACTGTTGGGTTTAAAGTTTAGCTCGAACGTAACGTATAAATCGCCGGGGCAAGTTGTCTTACGGGGAAGCTGTCACAagaactgtttcagcaactTAGGGGTTTGAGTCAAAAccaaaattgcacaaatgtgtTTCCTCTTGCAGTTTATGTTCGTTTTAGTTTCAAACATCtggttaaattaaattaaaattgaatcttttttttcttatatatttttcttaaatgtcaTGTTAGACTCACGAGTTGTAAATGCATACTTCTGTTTTTACTTTTGTGGTCTAGAAAGTCTGTGGTTTAACACCTGTAATCTTTCTAGGTTCGGTGGGCTCTCCTGCGAAGATTTTCATCATGTCTGAATCAAGTAAAGTTGATGCAAATATGCTGGCACAAAACATAAGTTCAAACATCCAGAGAATAACACTGCTAAGTAAGTGAAGACATTGTATCATTCCTTATTTGTGTTATGATTTCCCGGCCTTAAACTGTTTGCAGTAAATGTTGTCAAATCACTGAATCGCTGCATGTGACTGACAAGCACACACATAAATGAATTTCACCtcaaaagaatatttttaacagaataAATCCCCATTGACGATGATGAAACGCATGaactgcaaaatatattttttagcaatgtttataaaaaatgttttaataatatttttttaatgaatttcatGTGTGCAACGTGTGCATCTGCCACGCTGTAAACACCAgacacctacccctaaccttaccctaaaccgaGCCCGTGAAATATGTATATGAAAATGTAacatgttttatcatttattttacatacccACAGTATGTATCTATGGATCATAGAAGGCCTGGTAACTGAGAACATGTGctgtaggctctggtgctgaagcaCCAAGAAGTCTatgtggtctattttaatattttgtaataaaaactactgacaacatacaAACAATACAGTGCataatgtaacaactgaaatgaatttTATCATGAGCAGAAGTACTAACAAAGTTACTAAGtacctttccatgccattcattcATACCCGAACTAATTCTAAATAATCTTCCCAATTAAAACATTCATAATTCAtcatgaaatgctcttaacatgctgattattaattttgttaatgttattaatatcattaatgctaaatgtgCTAATGCTAGCGtgtttggcgctaaataaaaatattagagGAGATAGCGGCAAAAGATCATCAACAAAAATGTCCCTGAGCACGTGTGATGTGTACAGCTCGATTATGTAGATGCACTACTCAATTTAAACTATAGAAATAGTCAGAGGTTTTGAATGGTTCATGTCTCGCGGTCTGCTCACCGGTGGCCTGCGGTCCGCCAATTGCGGATCACTGCCCTAAACTTTATGATTAAGCACTTGTTAgccaattttcaaatattttcttcattttattgaaaataaatgcctttaCGGTCTGATATGTGATGGAAAGAAGTAAACGAACGAATCGACTAAAGATGGGccatttctcaattccaagaatgcaaagaacggacttgtgtccTTGCTAGATCAGACTTGGCAAGTTCAGAGTCGGGAGTTTGAACTTGTGAGGACGGGAGGAcgcagaccggttatattagaAATGGAACGAGTACTTGACGCATCACTCAGTCAAATACATGCAATCCTATTTCACTTATTggcctttttttaaatgtagctttAGGTTTAAACTagttaaatgaaataatatgaCAAAACGCAACAGTGCTTCCtgtagtttttgtttttttaaatattaatatgtgATTCTGGCGACATGACTGCTCTGATATTGttcagaataaaatgaaatatgatgcAAAACACAACGCTTTATTATAAAGTGTAAGAAGTTTGTACAATAGGGaataaaacaagcaaataaTTTAGTAAAAAGTAACGTTACTCCAGTAGGAAGCGCGCCGGTACAACATTAAATCAAAAATAGAAAAGTGAAACTTAACTGTGCCATCAGTTAAACGATTTGCCCAGGAACAAATAAGAGATTTATAAGAACAAAGATTGCCTGTTAGATATACCCAAAATTAATTCAATCTTATGTTGAACCTCTACAAAGACATCAGGGCCAGCCGTGAGATtcagggcgttttcacaccggtgtatcgattgctttgttccgaaaccgggggttaaatcgctttttttgttgttctatCCATTCAGTCGTGTCCGACTCTTGGTGATCCGATGGATAAACTTCCTCCAATTGTCGCGGTCATTGATGGCCTCATTTAGGTCTTGGAAACTCATGTTCGTATCATTCTTGACAGCATCCAACCACCTTGATCTTGATCttggtctttctctttttcgtTTTCCTTCTATCATTCCAAGCATGATAGTTTTTTCCAAGGAATCTTCTCTCCTCATTATGTGGCCGAAATATGTGAGCTTCAGTTTAATCATAAATGCTTCCAGCGAAAGTTCTGGCTTGATCTGGTTTAGAATTGATTGATTTGTTCTTCTGACAATCCAAGCCTCTGCCAACACCAAAGTTCGAAGGAATCAATTTTTcggtgatcatttttcttgaTTGTCCAACTTTCACATCCATACATCGTTACAGGAAAGACCATTGCCTTGATGATTCGTATCTTTGTTGTCACCGAGATGTCCTTGCCCTTCATCACTTTGTCCAGGCTCATCATTGCTTTCCTTCCCAGGAGTAGCCGTCTTCGTATTTCATGGCTGCAATTGCCATCTTGACTTACCTGTGATCCcaggaaaataaaatctttCACAGTTTCGAGTTCTTCATTGCCTATCCTGAGATTTTGCAAGATTCCTGTTGACATGATTTTCGTTTTTTTCNAAATATGTGAGCTTCAGTTTAATCATAAATGCTTCCAGCGAAAGTTCTGGCTTGATCTGGTTTAGAATTGATTGATTTGTTCTTCTGACAATCCAGGGAACGCGCAAAAGCCTTCGCCAACACCAAAGTTCGAAGGAATCAATTTTTTGATGATCATTTTTCTTGATTGTCCAACTTTCACATCCATACATCGCTACAGGAAAGACCATTGCCTTGATGATTCGTATCTTTGTTGTCAACGAGATGTCCTTGCCCTTCATCACTTTGTCCAGGCTCATCATTGCTTTCCTTCCCAGGAGTAGCCGTCTTCGTATTTCAGGGCTGCAATTGCCATCTTGACTTACCTGAGATCCcaggaaaataaaatctttCACAGTTTCGAGTTCTTCATTGCCTATCCTGAGATTTTGCAAGATTCCTGTTGACATGATTTTCGTCTTTTTCACATTCAGCTttaggccggctgctgcacttTCTTCTTTGATCTTGGCAATCATTGCTTTGAGATCTTCTGCACTTCCTGCAATTAGGGTTGTGTCATCAGCATATCGCAGATTATTAATGCTTCTTCCTCCAATTTTGATTCCACATTGAGTATCATTGAGTCCGGATTTTCGTACAATATGTTCAGCATAAAGGTTGAACAAATATGGCGACAGGATACAGCCTTGTCGGACACCCTTTGCAACCCTGAACCACTCTGTTTCTCCATAGGCAGTCCTCACTGTCGCTTCTTGATCAGTGTACAAGTTCTTCATGAGATTGATCAGGTGGGTCGGCACCCCCATGTCTTTGAGTATATTCCACAACTTTCCCTGGTCGATACAGTCAAAGGCCTTGGCGTAGTctataaaacagaaatagacAGCATTCTGGAATTCTCTGGCTgagttaaatcgctacaatatttaaatttattttagttcggttcgcattcacgAGGCAATAgttccaaacggaccaaactttgttaataagagtcgcgtgcgagtaaactctcattcgattggtcagagtgcatctgtttattttccggccagtacgcgagtgataatgagcgtcagctgcgcgttgtctCGCGtctctcacggcggagctcgggaagcataaaaggaggagaaggacgagagagaaccaggcctggattttatgttatgttttattgtgtttgtgtggccggcagtcgactgtgagggagctgtcagcactttactttcgttttgttgtttgtttgttttattaaaagtttggtttaacgttcgccggtttccgcctccttccttccttactttgaacattgttacagggagccattagcaaaacaatcccttttgcgtcacgcaactttacataattacccatcatacattgtgatacagtctggtccgttgggtcggatggctttcacacgtctagcgaaccgctccagagttcgtttgcaatcgggtcgagaccaccttgttctggcggtctcggagcgattgttttggggcggattctagcgcgattgccgtgttcacatatgcctaaacgaatcgaaccaagagagaaaacgcaccaggtttcgaaacaaacccttatgtgtgaaaacgccctcaGAAGCACTTGCCGAGGTGAGGCTGCGTTGGGCGGGTACATGAGCGCTGAGCGCCCGGTGATTGGCTGGAGCTCACATCTCCCAAATGCTCCAAGCTCATTTTAAAATAGACGCTATCTTTATTAACCGACTACAGATTTGAACTTTAAACGCATACAATCTCGCCTAAACAACTCTTAAAACTGACAAAATTACCGTAATATTACGAACATTTAGCTGTTTTCTGCTCCACTGCAGTTGCTGCGCAATGCCTGTCGGGAAATATAGCGTCATAAGTCCACACAAGTCACCTCCCAATGCATCCTCGATAAAAGGGGCGGATCAAGGAAGGACGCATCTGGGGATTTTCACCGTTCTTGTCTAGATGTGAACTTTGAATTGGAACAGTACTTGGCCTGCTACTGATGACGTTTCACAAgtccacaagaacacaagtacAGACAAGAACGCGTATTCAGAAACGGCCATGGTCTTGAACACGGGTCTACCGCACGCCTCACGACACTGAAGTTTCTGTGTGCGAAGCTTAACTTAGTGGTTCCTAGACTTTCACCATTCCAATTTCAGATACTAGTGGGCGGAGCTAGCGTAAAGAGCTTTTGCAGGCTATTTGCGCTGTGTAATTAGACACGTTAATATTAAGTATTAAATTGAAGCGGAAAGTATCAAAAAGTTAACGTGCCCCTGGGAACAACAATATGCAAaccacaacattcaaaaacgTGTACTGTAAGTGATGTATGTAAGTATGTAAATCCGTGATGCTTGATTTTacataaacaattaaaaatattcttatccgtttcttttgttttcttcagcCAATGAAATCCAGCAAATGATATATCATCTCGGAACAGAACGAGATACAAATGAACTGCGGCAGAGATTGTAAGTCTGTTACAAAGTACCGGTTCAATTCCAATAACTCCATTTGTCACAAATTGTCCATTTACGTTCACTCAGTGCTGACAAAATGAAAACCAAACAGTTGTCACTGACACTTTGCAGTAAATACagcaaatatttttgtttgtctttgtttaaacATACAGACTGCAGAAACAGCAGAATGTCAATCATCTTGCAAAAGCAACAGATAAATGCATGAAGGAGTTTAGCTCTTTACCTGTGACCACAGAACAGGTACAGCATAATTTTACTGTCTCACAATGTAACATCATATTACCAGACATGTAGTAATATATTGGCCGAAACAAACAGGTTAACTGTTGCCTTTTATCGAGAAATTTAAAAAATCGAGAAGCCGTGCtctattaaatatacataataaGCTGTGATTAGATGTGAGAGGTAGCAATCTCTATATTCGTGTTTTGTGCGTTTAACTGTTTGATGTTCTTCTGTTCTTGAACAGCGTCAGAGGAAAATCCAGCGAGAACGTCTCATCACAGAGTTCTCAAACGCTCTGGGTGTCTTCCAGAAGACTCAGCGAGCAGCAgcaaagacagagaaagagtttGTGGCGCGCGTCCGTGCGAGCTCAAGAGTTTCAGTAAGTCTCATGTGTCGTTCCTCATTGAGAAATGTAAGTGTTTTGTGTTACTACAGAAGTTTAAAACACTTTCTATTCACAGGCTGGCGGCACGGAGGATCCATGTGGAGGAACCGCTTCCCCCTTTGGCAGGTCAGacgcaaaaaagaaaagttcacccagaaatgaaaatgaatgtaatAAAAGTAACGAAGCCTCATATGCTTGAgggtttactcaccctcataccGTCCTCTCATGCCAGCTTAACACAAATGGGGTTATTTTCTAAGGAATGTGCTGCATTTGTGCATTTAAACTCCGGCCTGTTCTTAAATGACAAAGGTTTATAGCCGTTTCTGcctcattgtgtgtgtgtttccagtGAGATTCAAACTCAGGGCTTAGTGGAGATCACAGAAGAAGATCTTCAGCTCATTCAGGAAAGAGAATCATCCATCAAACAACTGGAGGTATGACATATTCAAACCTGAGACACCAAAGAACCAGAAGTACATTAGAAATCGCAAGCATTGGATAGAAAACATAAGGGGCAAATGGTACAGTTGCTTCCCTTTCGCATGCTGTGTTACATTGCAAGAAAATCGTAAACTAAAAAAACTATTTGCTGTGATGTTTTGGGATGTGTGTTTTGAAAGGACTTTCTTGTGTTTCAGTCGGACATTACAGACATTAATACAATATTTAAAGACTTGGCCGTGCTGGTGCATGAACAAGGAGACATGATTGGTAAGAGCTTTCATTCACCATGTTTTACTCTGTTTCTTTTTCGAAAAAGAATTAAAGtgataaacacaacacacgtctcgcatataaacacacacaaggcattgcaacacattttataacataatggtttaatatttttttcttgtacGAGCCTGTGAGACACACTATGACGAATGTAATCCAGGCCTGAGTTTAACCAGTAAAGAACGGCCCATGAGGTTTTGTTAAATTTGTAGATGTACTATGTGGGATTGTTTGTTTAGTGATGAAACCTCAGACAGA encodes the following:
- the LOC130566117 gene encoding trace amine-associated receptor 13c-like, which encodes MDLSLQEYDSTQFCFPALNNSCMKGTHSVVTQTVLYLILLSAMIVTILGNSVVIISIAHFRQLQTPTNILVMSLALADLLLGVMVMPLSIIRSVTGCWYYGDAVCLLHSSFDMFLTSVSIFHLIFIAIDRYQAVCHPLQYPTRVTIPVAWVMVLLSWSIAAGYSYGLLYSKANVEGLDEFLASIYCMGSCNLFFNALWGAIDTLIAFFLPCSVMIGLYARIFVIARQHVRKIGESNQHEKQSVIKSSRRSERKAAKTLGVVVGAFIICWLPYFVNSLIDPYINFSTPPALFEVFVWFGYLNSTLNPIIYGLFYPWFRKTLFLIVTMKIFEPNSSYVNIFTD
- the LOC130566033 gene encoding trace amine-associated receptor 13c-like, which produces MEFIENPCLPAWNTSCSPISHLNYINILLFLYMSVMSVLTVCGNLLVIVCIVLFKQLHTPANLITLSLAVSDFLVGMCVMPVESFRSINPCFQMKKIQCHIFHTVMSFLGSASLINILLVAIDRYLAVCNPLQYVSKMTNRKTLVCITFTWIVSICYNVVILDFNSVQPGATVICLRECAVAVSESRGFSDVMITFISPCIVIVIMYVKILSVALRHAKSVSNTEKHRVSQMNCKPSRKSEMKATKTLASVVFLYLICWVPWCIILLNLKHFQNSSVSLSALLCLFYTNSCLNPFIYAISYPWFKRSVKLMVTFKILQTASKHFNLFSEDY
- the stx7l gene encoding syntaxin-7 yields the protein MSESSKVDANMLAQNISSNIQRITLLTNEIQQMIYHLGTERDTNELRQRLLQKQQNVNHLAKATDKCMKEFSSLPVTTEQRQRKIQRERLITEFSNALGVFQKTQRAAAKTEKEFVARVRASSRVSAGGTEDPCGGTASPFGSEIQTQGLVEITEEDLQLIQERESSIKQLESDITDINTIFKDLAVLVHEQGDMIDSIEANVENADVNVQSATQQLSRAADYQKSSRKKICVLIGVAIVVAIIIGLIIWASIKS